Within Azoarcus sp. DD4, the genomic segment GGCGAGGTCTATGGACTGATCGGCCCCAACGGCGCCGGCAAGACCACCTTCTTCAACGTGCTGACCGGCGCCTACACCGCGGACGGCGGCGAGTTCGTCTTCAACGGCAGCGAGCTGCCCGCCGGCAAGCCGCACAAGGTGGTCGGCCGCGGCATCGCCCGTACCTTCCAGAACATCCGGCTGTTCCGCGAACTCACCGCGCTGGAGAACGTCATGGCCGGCCACCACATCCGCACCAAGGCCGGCGTGTGGGGCATCCTCACCCAGAACCGTTTCACCCGCGAGGAGGAACGCCTGACCACCGAGCGCGCCTACGAGATGCTGCGCTATGTCGGTATCGAGCGCTTCGCCGACACCGTGTCGCGCAACCTGTCCTACGGCGACCAGCGCCGGCTGGAGATCGCCCGCGCGCTCGCCACCGAACCGCAGCTGCTGGCGCTGGACGAACCGGCCGCCGGCATGAACGCCACCGAAACCGGCCAGCTCAAGCACCTGATCGAGCAGATCCGCAGCGACGGCGTCACCGTGCTGCTGATCGAGCACGACGTGAAACTGGTGATGGGCCTGTGCGACCGCGTCGCGGTACTCGATTTCGGCCGCAAGATCGCCGAGG encodes:
- a CDS encoding ABC transporter ATP-binding protein, coding for MITLLDARNIGKRFGGLQALTDVSLTIRKGEVYGLIGPNGAGKTTFFNVLTGAYTADGGEFVFNGSELPAGKPHKVVGRGIARTFQNIRLFRELTALENVMAGHHIRTKAGVWGILTQNRFTREEERLTTERAYEMLRYVGIERFADTVSRNLSYGDQRRLEIARALATEPQLLALDEPAAGMNATETGQLKHLIEQIRSDGVTVLLIEHDVKLVMGLCDRVAVLDFGRKIAEDVPAEVQKNEAVIAAYLGGGKHAH